From Streptomyces yatensis, one genomic window encodes:
- a CDS encoding alpha/beta fold hydrolase: MSTYVLVHGAWHSGECWERVVPLLAAAGHRVVAPTLTGYGDTAHLLGPEVGLDTHVDDIVGLITEEDLTDVVLVGHSYAGLVISSTANQLPDRIAQLVYLDAMVPEDGETAADVMPFTQAMIDQALASESGWRNPPLVGMDPSWGLFGVTDPADVAWLRSMMSDQSVRCLQQPVRLDNPAVNAIPRTHIHCVANVPPGMTRRPVPAVQPNGSPAQVWELETGHDCMITMPGELAELLLKLG, translated from the coding sequence ATGTCGACATATGTACTGGTGCACGGCGCTTGGCACAGTGGGGAGTGCTGGGAGCGGGTGGTCCCGTTGCTGGCGGCGGCCGGACACCGGGTGGTCGCGCCGACGCTGACCGGCTACGGCGACACGGCACATCTGCTGGGCCCCGAGGTGGGGCTCGATACACATGTCGACGACATCGTCGGGCTGATCACCGAGGAAGACCTCACCGATGTGGTGCTCGTCGGGCACAGCTATGCCGGGCTGGTCATCTCGTCCACGGCCAACCAGCTCCCGGACCGGATCGCGCAGCTGGTCTACCTCGACGCGATGGTCCCGGAGGACGGCGAGACCGCGGCCGATGTCATGCCCTTCACCCAGGCCATGATCGACCAGGCACTGGCGTCCGAGAGCGGCTGGCGGAATCCGCCTCTGGTCGGAATGGACCCGTCCTGGGGTCTGTTCGGGGTCACCGACCCGGCGGACGTGGCGTGGCTGCGCTCGATGATGTCGGATCAGTCGGTGCGCTGCCTGCAGCAGCCGGTCCGGCTGGACAACCCGGCCGTGAACGCGATCCCGCGGACGCATATCCACTGCGTCGCCAATGTGCCGCCGGGCATGACCCGGCGACCCGTCCCCGCGGTCCAGCCCAACGGCAGCCCGGCGCAGGTGTGGGAGTTGGAGACCGGCCATGACTGCATGATCACCATGCCGGGCGAACTGGCCGAGCTGCTGCTCAAGCTCGGCTGA
- a CDS encoding chitosanase, giving the protein MSPMPRRIGLAAVAVTVPAALVFTGVGVGQASDHLPSSADTHRHSAHKAAAASSLDDPAKKEIAMKLVSSAENSSLDWRAQFQYIEDIDDGRGYTAGIIGFCSGTGDMLDLVEYYTEQKPGNVLAKYLPALRDVDGTDSHDGLDPNFTKDWKKAAADKAFQDAQEHERDRVYFNPAVKQGKGDGLGALGQFIYYDAIVMHGPGDSKYSFGGIRKTALSKAKPPAQGGNETTYLGAFLDARKEAMKSEEAHSDTSRVDTEQRKFLNEKNFDLTPPLKWKVYGDPFEINS; this is encoded by the coding sequence ATGTCCCCCATGCCCCGGAGGATCGGCCTCGCGGCGGTGGCCGTCACCGTACCGGCCGCGCTCGTCTTCACCGGCGTCGGAGTCGGGCAGGCGTCCGACCACCTGCCGTCGTCGGCGGACACGCACCGCCACTCGGCGCACAAGGCCGCCGCGGCGAGCAGCCTGGACGACCCGGCGAAGAAGGAAATCGCCATGAAGCTGGTCTCCAGCGCCGAGAACTCCTCGCTCGACTGGCGCGCCCAGTTCCAGTACATCGAGGACATAGACGACGGCCGTGGCTACACCGCGGGCATCATCGGATTCTGCTCCGGCACCGGCGACATGCTGGACCTCGTCGAGTACTACACCGAGCAGAAGCCCGGCAACGTCCTGGCCAAGTACCTCCCCGCGCTGCGCGACGTCGACGGCACCGACTCCCATGACGGCCTGGACCCGAACTTCACCAAGGACTGGAAGAAGGCCGCCGCCGACAAGGCCTTCCAGGACGCCCAGGAGCACGAGCGCGACCGCGTCTACTTCAACCCGGCCGTCAAGCAGGGCAAGGGTGACGGCCTGGGCGCGCTCGGCCAGTTCATCTACTACGACGCGATCGTGATGCACGGCCCCGGCGACAGCAAGTACAGCTTCGGCGGCATCCGTAAGACCGCGCTGTCCAAGGCCAAGCCCCCGGCGCAGGGCGGCAACGAGACCACGTACCTGGGCGCCTTCCTCGACGCCCGTAAGGAGGCCATGAAGAGCGAGGAGGCGCACAGCGACACCAGCCGCGTCGACACCGAGCAGCGGAAGTTCCTCAACGAGAAGAACTTCGACCTGACGCCGCCGCTGAAGTGGAAGGTCTACGGCGACCCGTTCGAGATCAACTCCTGA